In one Oncorhynchus masou masou isolate Uvic2021 chromosome 23, UVic_Omas_1.1, whole genome shotgun sequence genomic region, the following are encoded:
- the LOC135510609 gene encoding myozenin-2-like translates to MSQFSTMTTNERKLQAAAICREIQGPEDAEMDLGKKMSVPKDVMLEELSLASNRGSLLFEKRKRRSEKYTFENIQNVTNTQINNGVTLQTESQETKENSLRVEQLSKTPQNMPDLSTAPNPDNIAPGYGGPLKEMEPEKFNRTCLPKSYHSPWDQAIYHHDPSLADSLVTCLQEPEAKPEGPGYKSFNRVATPFRGFGGKSTRPAPMSKAPEVEHNPMPELYPELQAEPAVQRPTFNRVACGWAGTSAPLILPTVPLVPMLIPESDDL, encoded by the exons ATGTCACAGTTCTCTACCATGACAACCAATGAGAGGAAGCTACAAGCAGCAGCCATCTGCAGGGAGATACAAGGTCCTGAAG ATGCAGAGATGGACCTGGGGAAGAAGATGAGTGTCCCTAAGGATGTGATGCTGGAGGAGCTGTCTCTGGCCTCCAACAGGGGCTCCCTCCTCTTTGAAAAGCGCAAGAGGCGCTCCGAGAAATACACCTTTGAGAACATCCAGAATGTAACCAACACACAGATCAAT AATGGTGTAACTCTTCAAACGGAGAGTCAAGAAACCAAAGAAAACAGCTTAAGAGTGGAGCAGTTGTCTAAAACGCCCCAGAACATGCCTGACCTGAGCACagcccctaacccagacaacatcGCACCAG GTTATGGTGGCCCTCTGAAAGAAATGGAACCAGAGAAGTTCAACAGAACATGCCTCCCGAAGTCCTACCACTCCCCCTGGGACCAGGCCATCTACCACCACGACCCCTCCCTGGCCGATAGCCTCGTCACCTGCCTGCAAGAGCCTGAGGCCAAGCCAGAAGGACCAGGGTACAAGAGCTTCAACAG GGTGGCTACTCCATTCAGAGGCTTCGGAGGCAAGTCCACCAGACCGGCCCCAATGTCCAAGGCCCCCGAGGTGGAACACAACCCCATGCCGGAGCTGTACCCCGAGCTCCAGGCGGAGCCGGCAGTGCAGAGGCCCACATTCAACAGGGTGGCCTGTGGCTGGGCGGGGACCAGCGCCCCACTCATCCTTCCCACAGTGCCGCTGGTTCCCATGCTTATCCCGGAGTCCGATGACCTTTGA